In one Candidatus Nanopelagicus limnes genomic region, the following are encoded:
- a CDS encoding succinate dehydrogenase/fumarate reductase iron-sulfur subunit: MSKKIKLRIWRGDAKDGALKDVEVEANEGEVVLDVIHRVQATQMGDLAVRWNCKAGKCGSCSMEINGKPRLACMTQVANFAEGETITVTPLRAFPVIKDLVTDVSFNYKKAMEVESFTPPAGLKAGEVRMAQVDVERSQEFRKCIECFLCQDTCHVIRDHEENKKSFAGPRFFIRLAELDMHPLDILKNRKQKAQAEHGLGMCNITKCCTEVCPEHIKITDNAIIPMKERVVDVKYDPVRWLGSKIRKREGIL, translated from the coding sequence ATGAGTAAAAAAATAAAACTTAGAATCTGGCGCGGGGATGCAAAGGATGGCGCATTAAAAGATGTTGAGGTTGAGGCAAATGAGGGTGAAGTAGTCCTTGATGTAATTCACCGTGTGCAAGCAACTCAGATGGGCGACCTAGCGGTTCGCTGGAATTGCAAAGCTGGTAAGTGTGGTTCATGTTCTATGGAGATAAATGGCAAGCCACGCCTTGCCTGTATGACCCAGGTTGCAAATTTTGCAGAGGGTGAAACCATCACCGTTACACCACTTAGAGCCTTCCCAGTGATTAAAGATTTAGTAACTGATGTTTCATTTAATTATAAGAAGGCGATGGAGGTTGAATCCTTCACTCCTCCTGCTGGTTTAAAGGCAGGTGAGGTCCGAATGGCACAAGTTGATGTTGAAAGGTCACAGGAGTTTAGAAAATGTATTGAGTGCTTCCTATGCCAAGACACCTGCCATGTAATAAGAGATCATGAAGAAAATAAGAAGTCATTTGCTGGCCCAAGATTTTTCATCAGGCTAGCTGAGCTTGATATGCACCCACTTGATATCTTGAAAAACCGTAAACAAAAGGCGCAGGCAGAGCATGGTCTTGGGATGTGTAATATCACTAAATGTTGTACAGAGGTTTGCCCAGAGCACATAAAGATTACCGATAACGCAATTATCCCAATGAAGGAGCGGGTAGTTGATGTTAAGTATGACCCAGTTAGATGGCTTGGATCAAAAATTCGCAAACGTGAGGGTATTCTTTAG
- a CDS encoding phage holin family protein — protein MNLIIRLIAGALAFWAATSLLDGISVNGGAWSYLWVALLFGLINGVIGSLVKLLTLPAILLSLGLFAFVVNAAMLMLTARWSNQLDVMDFKSALFASLLISIVTTIINRAFKSKKAY, from the coding sequence GTGAATTTAATTATTCGCCTAATCGCTGGCGCACTCGCTTTTTGGGCAGCAACCTCTCTCCTTGATGGCATAAGCGTTAATGGTGGTGCCTGGAGCTATTTGTGGGTAGCTCTTTTATTTGGTCTAATAAATGGAGTTATTGGCTCATTAGTTAAGTTATTAACACTGCCCGCCATCTTATTATCTTTAGGGTTATTTGCTTTTGTAGTAAATGCTGCCATGTTGATGTTAACTGCCAGGTGGAGTAATCAATTAGATGTTATGGATTTTAAATCAGCACTCTTTGCATCTTTACTAATCTCAATTGTTACCACAATTATTAACCGGGCATTTAAGAGTAAGAAGGCTTATTAA
- a CDS encoding aminopeptidase P family protein: protein MNSGSNSNNNEKGVEVRTHDIPVADAMTEFMKEGWAPSPLTGISSHPSIPFTQLRRDKLSKQYVGKRLIFPSGSLKVRSNDSDYQFRANSAFSWFTGIVASDCVPDSLFVMEPTTSGHEALLFIHPRSPRNDSEFYKDTRFGEFWVGRRMTLEETETKYGIKVRQIESIEEFLKDKKETLLVRGEDSAIDKLVEENTESEKEFLNYISVMRAVKDKYEIDEMQKAIDASVRGFADMVRVFPAATSVARGERVIEAAFYGRARLEGNDNGYPSIVASGAHACVLHWIKNDGDVLPGDLILIDAGVEVESHYTADITRTFPVNGKFTEAQRKIYMIVYKAQQAGIAAVKPGAKFKDFHAACMVEIAKGAEELGVLPISAEESLKEENGLHRRWQFHGSGHHLGIDVHDCAHARKEQYAEAVLEAGMILTVEPGFYIQPDDTLFPEEYRGIGVRIEDDILVTESGAKILSNALPRHPDEVEAYMAKLLK, encoded by the coding sequence ATGAATTCAGGTAGTAATTCCAACAATAATGAAAAGGGTGTTGAAGTGCGAACTCATGATATTCCAGTTGCCGATGCAATGACGGAGTTTATGAAAGAGGGCTGGGCGCCATCTCCTTTGACAGGAATCTCTTCCCATCCATCAATTCCCTTCACACAACTACGCAGAGATAAATTGTCTAAACAATATGTTGGCAAGAGATTAATTTTCCCTTCAGGATCATTAAAGGTAAGAAGTAATGACTCTGATTACCAATTTAGAGCTAACTCAGCTTTTAGTTGGTTTACTGGAATTGTTGCATCAGATTGTGTGCCAGATTCATTATTTGTAATGGAGCCAACTACATCAGGTCATGAAGCATTGCTATTTATTCACCCGAGGTCACCTCGAAATGACAGTGAATTTTATAAGGACACAAGATTTGGTGAGTTTTGGGTTGGCAGAAGAATGACATTGGAAGAAACTGAGACAAAGTATGGAATTAAGGTTAGACAAATTGAATCAATTGAAGAGTTTTTAAAGGACAAAAAAGAAACTTTGCTAGTCCGTGGTGAGGATTCTGCAATTGATAAGTTGGTTGAAGAAAATACGGAAAGTGAAAAAGAGTTCTTAAATTACATCTCAGTTATGAGAGCTGTTAAAGATAAGTATGAGATTGATGAGATGCAAAAGGCAATTGACGCATCAGTTCGTGGTTTTGCCGATATGGTCCGTGTTTTTCCAGCAGCAACATCGGTGGCAAGAGGTGAGCGAGTAATTGAGGCTGCTTTTTATGGCAGAGCAAGATTAGAAGGAAATGACAATGGTTATCCAAGCATTGTTGCATCCGGTGCCCATGCTTGCGTATTGCATTGGATTAAAAATGATGGAGATGTGTTGCCAGGGGACTTAATTTTAATTGATGCTGGTGTTGAGGTTGAATCTCATTACACAGCAGATATAACTAGAACCTTTCCGGTAAATGGAAAGTTCACTGAAGCACAGCGCAAGATTTATATGATTGTTTATAAAGCCCAGCAAGCAGGAATAGCAGCTGTTAAACCAGGAGCAAAATTTAAAGATTTTCATGCTGCCTGCATGGTTGAGATTGCAAAGGGGGCAGAAGAACTTGGCGTGCTTCCTATATCTGCTGAGGAATCTTTAAAGGAAGAAAATGGCTTACATAGAAGATGGCAGTTTCATGGCTCAGGACATCACTTAGGTATTGATGTCCATGATTGCGCACACGCTAGAAAAGAGCAGTACGCCGAAGCTGTGTTAGAGGCTGGCATGATTTTAACTGTTGAGCCTGGTTTTTATATTCAACCAGATGACACATTGTTCCCTGAGGAGTACCGAGGAATTGGTGTTCGGATTGAGGATGATATTTTAGTTACAGAATCAGGGGCCAAGATATTAAGTAACGCACTTCCTCGTCACCCAGATGAGGTTGAGGCTTACATGGCAAAACTACTTAAGTAA